The genomic segment GGCAATCATCTTCCAATAGACGGTAAAAAGCCTCTATATGAGCATTTTTGTTGGGTGTCTTAACAGGAATCCTTTCATGCTCAATACCTAAACTATTACAAGTTTTCTCAAATACACTACTTATAAATTGTGGGCCATTATCGGAACGTATTACAATCCCTGCTTTACTAGGATCAATATTTCTGCGTTCTACTGCGTTTTTTAAGGTAAATGTTGCATCTTCTCCAGTGCAATAAAGGCCGATATGATAGTCAATGATACTGCGGTCAAAGACATCAATAATTGAAAGGATGTAGAAAAATCGATCCTCACCGGATATGTATCCATACTTGATATCTGTTTCCCAAAGCTGGTTTGGGGCTGTAATCTCCCGATTTTTGGCAATGCGTCTTGGATACTTGATTTTAACCAGCCTTTGAGGCTTTAAAATGCCCAGCTTATCGCATAGACGATAGACCTTCTTGGGATTGATGATAAGGTGATATCTACGCTCTAGAAGTATGTGGATCTTATAATATCCATAACCGAAAGCCTCACCATTAATAAGATCCATAATGTATTCTTCAATCTCACCATCACATACTTTTTCCCCATTGTTATTTAAAGAATACCCGGGAATGGGCCTGCCACCTGCATATGTTCTTTCCCTGCCTGGATTGGCCATCCTATGATAGTACGTAGATGGATTAAGATCAAGGATCCTGAATATCTCTGATGCATTAAACCCAATATCTATGAAGCACTTTGCTGTTTCTATTTTGTGTGTTATAGTGCATTCGTTTTTTTTAAAAGCTCTGACAAAACCTCGATCTCCAGCTCTTTCTTGCCGATAATTCCCTTTAACTGCTGAATCTGCTTGAGGGCAGAATCAAGATCTGTTGGCTCCTGAGATAGATTTTGATATGGGATAAGTGCTTTTTTCTGTATTTCTTTTTGGGGCTGTTTCTTACTATCCCTTACCCAACGACTCACCACAGTTGGATTAATATCGTATTTTCTGGCAACCACACTTGCATTGCCGGTTTCGAGAGCTTCTTTGATTAATTTTTCTTTAAATTCTTGACTGAATTTTCTTCGTTGCATCTTCATCCCCCTTGCTTGATTTTAGTATATCATTGCTAAGCATAATTGTCTAAAGTAGTTAGGGGGCTTATGAGCATATAGTCCTCCTTATATTAAATGAAGTTCAGAATAGGAATTTCATAATAATAGGGAGGGAATATTATATGCTTTTGAAACCAGAAGAAATTTATTTTAAGTTTAATGAGGAAAGTATTGAGATTAAGATTCCTAAGAAATTACTATTGGTTTTGTTGCAGCAGGTAAATAGACACTATGAGATATTAAAGTATGAGGAAGAAATTATAAACAACTTTGCGATACGTGAAAATATCAACAACACAGAAATGATAATGACTAAACTGTTTATCTTGATGGCTGAACCCTATAATAGGAAGGAAATTATATTTGAAATAAGTATAGCAGAATTTTTAGTTCTCAGGGATTTAGTATTTTGCAATTTCTCATTACCACATCTAAGAACAAAGATGAAGCCTTATATCCAACATGCATATAAGAGGTTTTATGATGATATTGAAAACATCTTCGGAATGATAGACAGCGATGAAGTAAAAGCATATTGGGATTATATTAAGAATTACAGAATAAAAGGTTGCATTCTTCATTAGGCAATAGGGAAAAGGCATTAGCAGGAATTAAATTCTGCCGATGCTTTTTTCTTATAGAAAATTTTACAACTGAAAAGATAACCTCAAAAGTTTGTAAAAATATTTTTTACAAACTGTATCTTTTTTTACACTTTTGGTGTATAATATAGCAGGAGGTGTAAAAAATGAGCATTGAATTATTGTTTGAAAATAGAAAATTAATAGGTGAAAATATTTTAAACATTATTAAAGACAATGGATATACAAAGTCCTCTTTTTCGAGGATTACTGATATTTCAAGACCTACTCTAAATGAACTAATCAAAGGCGAAGTTAACAGCCTCGCTACATTCAAAACCCATATTCAAAAGATTTTGGAAAGCCAGAACATGAATGAAGAACAACTACTAAACTATGTTCCAAAATCTAAGACGAAAAAGGAACTTATTTTTGCATTGTCTGACAATGCTCCAGAGAATCATGCCTTGAATCCTAATGCTCAAGAGATGTTTGGTATCTTAGAGGATATAGTTCATATGTGTGAACTGTATTACAATTGAGAAGGTGCAGATTATGTCGGAATTAATAACGAGTAAGAACCTTGAGCAGGTTATTGAAAAAAATAAACTGATTAAAGATGATATATTAAGATTAACAAATGATTTTACAGTCAGGTTTAATAAGTTGGGAGTAACGGGGCAGGATAAACTATCTTTTTCGGTATTAAAAGAGAATCATTTAATCCAGATTCCTATCGATGATGAATATTGGGGCGGGGCTATTATTACAAAGGGAAGTATTAAAATACCAGTTATCAATACAGCCCAGCCCCGTGTCTATCAATATTTTGTTGCATGGCATGAAATATACCATTTGTTCTATGACCTCAGTTTAAGGGATGAGACTCATAATATTGCCGTTGATATGGATTTAAATGAAAGAAGAGCAGATTATTTTGCAGCAAAAATGATTTTTGGCAATGTGTACGACTACTACTATTCATTAGATGATGAAGATTTTATTGACAGAGTCATAAAATGCATGGATGTATATAAGGCACCATATAAGGCAGTACTGATAGAACTGTTTGAAGAAGCCGTTACAAAATATAATGATTTGGATTTAAAAGAAAAAATTCTTGAGCATTTTGATAATAAACCTGAGAACTTAGTGCAAAAATTTATAGATTTGGAATTGGATGCAGAGTTAGTGAAACCCTCATATGTTGTAAGTTTAGGTAGGTTGGAGAAGAAAATACAAAGTGTTATGAAAGAAAACCCAGATGTCTCCCATCATAAAGATAATTATCAGTTTCTGCTCACGCTAAAGAATAAAATTAAAAAAGGAGTGGAGGGGCTTGTCAAATGAAAGGAGAAAGCATAAATGACTTAAAAAAATACCTTTCCACGGGCAGGTCTCTCAAAATTTGCATCCTGGATAATAACTCTGTTGAATTTTTAACATGGGTACGCAAGAGCGTCAGTCCTGAAAAGATATTTAGCCAGTATGATATGATTCTTATCCCCAAATGGGTATGGGTTGAGGTCTGTGATAGTGATAATAGAAAAAGTTACATAAATGATTTAAAACATTGTTCGAAGGTCCAAATTATAGATGAAGTTGATTATTTAACATTGGTAGATTACAAAGAAGCAGAATTATACTATCTGTTTTTGTACTGCTGTTACAATGTGAGCAGGCTTGTTAGTTTTATCAAGAAAAACATCTTAAAAAATAGACCTGTAGAGGATTTAGACCCTTATGAGGAATGGCTTAGCGTGTTTTATGAAGAGGGACTAGACCAAAAGAAACTTTCAAACGGCAGGATTCAAAGGAAAAATGCAGGAGAGATATCTATTTCCGTTCTAAGTTATATCTTTTCCTATTATTACAGTGGAAGCATTGATATTATAACTATCTTCAGCAGTGACAGGGATACATATGAATTTGTTTCTAAGGCTAAAGAAATACTTTATAAAGACGAGCGCTTTAAAGACAGGAGCAACACTTCCATAACTTTCAAATCGAATGATTTATTGATTTATGAATGGACAAGGCTTGGGTATATAGATGAGCAAAATATTCATACCTTTTTGGACAGTTACAGGCAGACGAGGAGAATAAAATTTACAAGAAAAAAACAGGATAATTCAATTGAGGAGCAAGACAAATTGATAGATAATGCAGCATTTTTAGAAATGTTAAAGGACAGCACGATATATTTAATCTTTTGAATCTGGACTATAGTAAAAAGGTTTTAGTAGATTTTAAGCCTACCAAAACCTTTTTCTTATTGCTTTAATATTTCTTATCTTTTTTAAAGTATGATTGAACCTTTACGGTAAAAGAAAGAAGCATAATAAGGAATATACCTTGCAGGGAGCCTGCTGTATAACTAAAATAAACTCCACTCCATGATAATAAAGTTGACTCTGTCAAAATAAAGTTCGTTCCAAAATCCCGTAGTCGAAGCAGGAAAAATCCTGAACGGCTGCGGGATTTACTTTTTATTGAGTTTAGAGTTAAGGGGTAAGGAATAAGGCTAAAGGCATTGATTTTAAAGGATTGAGAGTATTATATATTGGTAGCAGAATTGAAAAAAGATTAGAAGAAACACATGAGAAAATGCAACCTTATACCTTTTCCCTTGCACATTGCCCTTATTCGGAACCGACTTTATTTTAAAAATTACTACAAGAATTAAGGAAGAAATGTTATTAAATGGAATGAAAATATTGAATTTTAGAGCGGACTTTATTATATGGAAGGGATTAGGA from the Petroclostridium xylanilyticum genome contains:
- a CDS encoding IS3 family transposase; translation: MTHKIETAKCFIDIGFNASEIFRILDLNPSTYYHRMANPGRERTYAGGRPIPGYSLNNNGEKVCDGEIEEYIMDLINGEAFGYGYYKIHILLERRYHLIINPKKVYRLCDKLGILKPQRLVKIKYPRRIAKNREITAPNQLWETDIKYGYISGEDRFFYILSIIDVFDRSIIDYHIGLYCTGEDATFTLKNAVERRNIDPSKAGIVIRSDNGPQFISSVFEKTCNSLGIEHERIPVKTPNKNAHIEAFYRLLEDDCLSINEFKTYAQAYIAIVDYMDFYNNVRIHSSLKYLPPAEYYLAALAGSIAPSIVKV
- a CDS encoding ImmA/IrrE family metallo-endopeptidase, which translates into the protein MSELITSKNLEQVIEKNKLIKDDILRLTNDFTVRFNKLGVTGQDKLSFSVLKENHLIQIPIDDEYWGGAIITKGSIKIPVINTAQPRVYQYFVAWHEIYHLFYDLSLRDETHNIAVDMDLNERRADYFAAKMIFGNVYDYYYSLDDEDFIDRVIKCMDVYKAPYKAVLIELFEEAVTKYNDLDLKEKILEHFDNKPENLVQKFIDLELDAELVKPSYVVSLGRLEKKIQSVMKENPDVSHHKDNYQFLLTLKNKIKKGVEGLVK
- a CDS encoding transposase; protein product: MQRRKFSQEFKEKLIKEALETGNASVVARKYDINPTVVSRWVRDSKKQPQKEIQKKALIPYQNLSQEPTDLDSALKQIQQLKGIIGKKELEIEVLSELLKKTNAL
- a CDS encoding helix-turn-helix domain-containing protein; this translates as MSIELLFENRKLIGENILNIIKDNGYTKSSFSRITDISRPTLNELIKGEVNSLATFKTHIQKILESQNMNEEQLLNYVPKSKTKKELIFALSDNAPENHALNPNAQEMFGILEDIVHMCELYYN